One genomic window of Sodaliphilus pleomorphus includes the following:
- the lpxA gene encoding acyl-ACP--UDP-N-acetylglucosamine O-acyltransferase, whose amino-acid sequence MEKYPLTSIDPSAKIGKNVKIGPFTTIDANVEIGDGTIIDSNVTIHSGARIGKFCHIHSGAVICDIPQDLKFKGEDTIAVIGDHTNIREFVTIHRGTASQGKTVVGSYCLIMAYCHIAHDCFIGDHVIMSNQVQLAGEVHVGDWAVLGGGALVHQFTHIGPHVMLQGGSLVNKDLPPYIVAGRYPLSYEGVNSVGLKRRGFTEDQVNEISSIYRILYMSRLNNSDAIAKVEQDISASPERDIIVDFVKASKRGIVRIGI is encoded by the coding sequence ATGGAAAAATACCCCTTGACATCGATTGATCCGAGCGCAAAAATCGGTAAAAATGTCAAAATAGGTCCTTTTACAACCATCGATGCCAACGTCGAGATTGGCGACGGCACAATAATCGATAGCAATGTTACCATTCACTCGGGCGCACGCATTGGCAAGTTTTGTCACATTCATTCGGGCGCTGTGATATGCGACATTCCCCAGGATTTGAAATTTAAAGGCGAAGACACAATTGCTGTCATAGGTGACCATACCAACATTCGGGAGTTTGTCACTATCCATCGCGGAACAGCCTCTCAAGGCAAAACAGTGGTGGGCAGCTATTGCCTTATCATGGCCTACTGCCACATTGCACACGATTGCTTCATAGGCGACCATGTGATCATGTCCAATCAGGTTCAGCTGGCTGGCGAGGTTCACGTGGGCGACTGGGCTGTGCTTGGTGGCGGTGCCCTTGTGCATCAATTCACCCACATTGGTCCCCATGTGATGCTTCAAGGCGGATCGCTGGTTAACAAAGACCTCCCGCCCTATATCGTGGCAGGCCGCTATCCCCTCTCCTACGAGGGAGTGAATTCGGTGGGATTGAAACGTCGTGGTTTTACCGAGGATCAAGTGAACGAGATAAGCTCCATCTATCGCATTCTTTACATGTCGCGTCTCAACAATAGCGATGCAATTGCCAAGGTTGAGCAGGATATTTCTGCAAGTCCCGAGCGCGATATCATTGTCGACTTTGTGAAAGCTTCAAAGAGGGGCATCGTTAGAATTGGCATCTAA
- the trxA gene encoding thioredoxin translates to MAYIFNDGNAKEQIATGKPVVIDFWAEWCVPCKRIAPIVEELAQEYEGKVLIGKYDVDSGDDLTGEYSIRNIPTILFFKDGKLVERYVGSATKDKLKEKIDALLK, encoded by the coding sequence ATGGCTTACATTTTCAACGACGGAAACGCCAAAGAGCAGATTGCCACAGGCAAGCCTGTGGTTATCGATTTCTGGGCAGAGTGGTGCGTGCCCTGCAAGAGAATAGCACCTATAGTTGAAGAACTTGCCCAAGAATATGAGGGAAAAGTTCTAATAGGCAAGTACGATGTCGACAGTGGAGACGACTTGACTGGAGAATATAGCATAAGAAACATCCCTACAATCTTGTTCTTTAAAGACGGGAAACTTGTGGAGCGCTATGTGGGCAGTGCAACCAAGGATAAGCTCAAAGAGAAAATTGATGCTCTGCTCAAGTGA
- a CDS encoding LysE family translocator, giving the protein MKKGDLTFRMPRLEQTKEDVEEINPVATFFNSKQLILCSTVWGALKRVKVLDIFINFAHCLFAVMIMVSILTTLLGCFLTGIILSAPMGPIGILCIQRTLNKGRESGLYTGVGASLSDLFYCLLSGLGISIVTDFIDGHKDLLQVIGSAILLIYAIYLIVKRNTAANIKETNLDKKETHYRDLVSGFAFTLSNPLIIFLIFPLFARFGFPAGLPWPAIFIGYVLIFTGALCWWTMITYLVNKVRKHFNIRSMWIINIIIGTIILILSLYGLVSGIQSFIATQG; this is encoded by the coding sequence ATGAAAAAAGGCGACTTAACATTTAGGATGCCGCGACTTGAACAGACAAAAGAAGATGTCGAGGAAATAAATCCTGTTGCGACATTTTTCAATTCCAAGCAATTAATTTTGTGCTCTACAGTATGGGGCGCTCTGAAAAGAGTAAAAGTTTTGGATATTTTTATTAACTTTGCACACTGCCTGTTTGCAGTTATGATAATGGTATCAATATTAACGACATTGCTGGGTTGTTTCTTGACAGGAATCATTCTGTCGGCACCGATGGGGCCAATCGGGATCCTATGCATACAACGCACCCTGAACAAAGGTCGAGAGTCGGGGCTTTACACGGGAGTGGGGGCCAGCTTATCTGATTTGTTCTACTGCTTGCTGTCGGGATTGGGCATCTCGATTGTGACCGATTTCATCGATGGACACAAGGATTTGCTCCAGGTCATAGGCAGCGCGATACTTCTCATTTATGCTATCTATCTCATTGTAAAGCGAAATACTGCCGCCAACATCAAAGAGACCAATCTTGACAAGAAAGAGACGCACTACCGTGACCTTGTGTCGGGGTTTGCATTCACGCTTTCAAATCCCTTGATCATTTTTCTCATTTTCCCGCTTTTTGCACGTTTTGGATTTCCAGCAGGTTTGCCTTGGCCAGCCATTTTCATTGGCTATGTGCTCATCTTCACAGGAGCGCTGTGCTGGTGGACGATGATCACTTACCTTGTGAACAAGGTGAGAAAGCATTTCAACATCAGGAGCATGTGGATTATTAATATAATAATAGGCACGATTATCTTGATACTTTCGCTCTACGGCCTTGTTTCAGGTATACAAAGTTTTATTGCAACTCAAGGATAA
- a CDS encoding bifunctional UDP-3-O-[3-hydroxymyristoyl] N-acetylglucosamine deacetylase/3-hydroxyacyl-ACP dehydratase → MMKQRTLKAPFVVTGKGLHTGLHITATFKPAQVNTGYVFKRIDMDGAPTVEALAENVIETQRGTVIANKAHKDVRVGTIEHAMAALYASGIDNCLIEVDAPELPILDGSAIVYCENIDKVGIVDQEADKEFYVVKQRIKVVDPKSGSSLIVLPDDQFSIDTMIEFNSPVLANQFAALDDIRNFKKEIAASRTFVFVREVMPLVQMNLIKGGDLDNAIVIYDTPMKQEDLDKLADLMHVEHKHVSHLGYLNNKPLEYNNEPARHKLLDVIGDLALIGRPLKGRIVATKPGHTINTTLAKKIRQELRYQSVQAPVYDPNKAPLYDNMAVRRMLPHRYPMQLVDKIVDMGKDYVVGIKNVTANEPFFQGHFPEEPIMPGVLQVEAMAQTGGILVLSKVEDPEDYSTYFMKIDNVKFRQKVVPGDTLIFHLSLMTPIRRGCAVMKGYAFVGEHIVSEAEFMAQVIKNKNDNKEEDKK, encoded by the coding sequence ATTATGAAACAGCGTACACTCAAAGCCCCCTTCGTCGTTACAGGCAAGGGACTGCATACAGGACTGCACATCACTGCCACGTTTAAGCCTGCCCAAGTGAATACTGGCTATGTGTTTAAGCGCATCGACATGGATGGAGCTCCCACCGTGGAAGCTCTGGCCGAGAATGTGATTGAAACACAGCGCGGCACTGTGATTGCCAACAAGGCTCACAAGGATGTGAGAGTGGGCACAATCGAGCATGCCATGGCCGCCCTCTATGCTTCGGGTATCGACAACTGCCTCATCGAGGTGGATGCCCCCGAGCTTCCCATTCTCGACGGCAGTGCTATAGTTTATTGCGAGAACATCGACAAGGTGGGTATTGTAGATCAGGAGGCCGACAAGGAATTTTATGTGGTCAAGCAACGCATCAAGGTGGTTGACCCCAAGAGTGGATCATCGCTCATTGTGCTCCCCGACGATCAATTCTCGATCGATACCATGATTGAGTTCAACTCTCCTGTGCTGGCCAACCAATTTGCCGCACTCGACGACATTAGAAATTTCAAGAAAGAAATAGCAGCAAGCCGCACCTTTGTGTTTGTGCGTGAGGTGATGCCCCTGGTACAGATGAATCTCATTAAGGGCGGAGATTTGGACAATGCCATTGTCATCTATGACACTCCCATGAAGCAAGAAGACCTCGACAAGCTTGCCGACTTGATGCACGTAGAGCACAAGCATGTGAGCCACTTGGGATATCTCAACAACAAGCCGCTCGAGTATAATAATGAGCCTGCCCGGCACAAGTTGCTCGATGTGATTGGCGACCTGGCTTTGATAGGCCGTCCGCTGAAAGGTCGCATTGTAGCCACCAAGCCTGGCCACACAATCAACACCACGCTTGCCAAAAAGATACGTCAGGAGCTTCGTTACCAGAGCGTGCAGGCGCCCGTATACGACCCCAACAAAGCCCCCTTGTACGACAACATGGCCGTGCGCAGAATGCTGCCGCACCGCTACCCCATGCAACTTGTCGACAAAATTGTAGACATGGGCAAAGACTATGTTGTGGGTATAAAGAATGTGACCGCCAACGAGCCTTTCTTCCAGGGACATTTTCCCGAAGAGCCCATCATGCCAGGTGTGCTACAAGTCGAGGCCATGGCGCAGACTGGCGGCATACTGGTGTTGTCGAAGGTTGAAGACCCCGAGGACTACTCCACCTATTTTATGAAAATCGACAACGTGAAATTCCGCCAAAAGGTTGTGCCAGGCGACACGCTTATTTTTCACTTGTCGCTCATGACCCCCATTCGTCGCGGCTGCGCTGTGATGAAGGGATATGCCTTTGTGGGTGAACATATCGTGTCGGAGGCTGAGTTTATGGCTCAAGTAATCAAGAACAAAAACGATAACAAAGAAGAAGACAAAAAATAA
- the dnaE gene encoding DNA polymerase III subunit alpha, which translates to MIPFVHLHVHSYYSILDGQASIKGLVDKARANGMRGMALTDHGNMFGIKEFFDYTNKVNGEAKGKIKGLKQQLKEAQNVDSPDQGQIESLKQQLDEARRSLFIPIFGCEVYVAEKTLNDHVDRRDTGRHLILLAKNEKGYHNLLKIVSKAWTDGFYSHPRTDHDELKKYHEGIICSSACLGGEIPQYIMNGQIEKAKEAARWFKDVFGDDYYLELQRHKATVAKANHETYPRQQEVNKVLIEMSKELGIKLICTNDSHFINEDDAEAHDHLLCLATGKDLDDPKRMLYSKQEWFKTQEEMNEVFADVPEALANTQEIVDKIEFYNIEHDPIMPFFPIPESFGKEEEWRKKFSEEDLYKEFCSDENGENLMSPQDAQKRIDHLGGYDKIYRIKFEADYLSYLAYEGAKKQYGDPVPDDVKDRINFELHVMKTMGFPGYFLIVQDFINSARDKLGVMVGPGRGSAAGSVVAYCLGITKIDPLKYDLLFERFLNPDRISLPDIDTDFDDEGRGRVLQWVMDKYGHENCAHIITYSTMATKNSIKDVARVEKVPLDTVNALCKAIPDKFNDGAKMNLSNAIERVKELQDAANSTDTHLRNTIKYAKKLEGTVRGTGIHACGFIICRDRIDDHVPVSTADDPDFKGVKVPVTQYDGHVIESTGLIKMDFLGLSTLSELKEAVKNVKETTGKEIDLDNIPIDDPLTYKLFQEGRTVGTFQFESAGMQKYLRELHPEVFGDLIAMNALYRPGPIENIPHFIARKLGKEPITYPIPEMEKYLKDTYGITVYQEQVMLLSRLLAGFTRGQSDTLRKAMGKKKIEQMNKLEVLFYKGGEARGHDHDTLNKIWEEWKKFASYAFNKSHAACYSWVAFQTAYLKAHYPAEYMAALLTRRSSDIKEVTKLMDECKNCKVATLGPDVNESFAQFGVNQKGQIRFGLAAIKGLGVKAAESIIKERKQNGPYKDIFDFAQRTDYSSVNRKAFESLAYSGGFDSFGIPRESFFATDANDVAFLDTLVRYGQKYQNDKSLNQNSLFGDSNAVEIATPEIPKAEPWSDIERLNKEKEMVGIYLSAHPLDKYYMEIQFGCNTSLNKLDDKKLTLNEDITFGGIVTDYVEKRTRNDRMYGRITLEDYSGKYELMLFGRNFVDFRNFGIPGEAIMVRGVYNKSPYNDRINFDIKEIKLMDDVKGKLVNRIRIAVDDDQLSSLSQLKLCMNDSTTNRCDVYFRIHDKAIDRVVDLKSRFKMPLNKDVIDTLNDMEINYEVNF; encoded by the coding sequence ATGATTCCATTTGTACACCTTCATGTGCACTCCTATTACTCGATACTTGACGGTCAGGCTTCGATAAAAGGACTTGTCGACAAGGCGCGTGCCAACGGCATGCGGGGCATGGCCCTGACCGACCATGGAAACATGTTTGGCATCAAGGAGTTCTTCGACTACACCAACAAAGTGAATGGGGAGGCTAAGGGAAAGATAAAGGGGCTGAAGCAGCAGCTGAAAGAGGCCCAAAATGTTGATTCGCCCGACCAGGGACAGATTGAGAGCCTAAAGCAGCAACTCGACGAGGCCCGGCGTTCACTTTTCATTCCTATATTTGGCTGTGAGGTATATGTTGCCGAGAAAACTTTGAATGATCACGTAGACCGTCGTGATACGGGACGCCATCTCATCTTGCTGGCAAAGAATGAGAAAGGCTATCACAATTTACTCAAAATTGTGTCTAAAGCCTGGACCGATGGATTTTATTCACACCCACGCACCGATCACGACGAACTCAAGAAATACCACGAGGGCATAATATGCAGCTCGGCTTGCCTGGGCGGTGAAATACCGCAATACATCATGAATGGGCAAATCGAGAAAGCCAAGGAAGCAGCAAGGTGGTTTAAGGATGTGTTTGGCGACGACTACTATCTGGAGTTGCAGCGTCACAAGGCCACCGTAGCCAAGGCCAATCATGAGACCTATCCAAGGCAGCAAGAAGTGAACAAAGTGCTCATTGAGATGTCGAAAGAGCTGGGGATCAAGCTCATTTGCACCAACGACTCACACTTTATCAACGAGGATGACGCCGAGGCCCACGACCACCTCTTGTGCCTTGCTACAGGCAAAGACCTCGACGACCCCAAACGCATGCTCTACTCCAAGCAAGAGTGGTTCAAGACGCAGGAAGAGATGAACGAAGTGTTTGCCGATGTGCCCGAGGCACTGGCCAACACCCAGGAAATCGTCGACAAAATAGAGTTCTACAATATCGAACACGACCCTATCATGCCTTTTTTCCCCATTCCAGAGTCATTTGGAAAAGAAGAAGAGTGGCGCAAGAAGTTCAGCGAAGAGGACTTGTACAAGGAATTCTGTTCCGATGAAAACGGCGAAAATCTCATGTCGCCCCAAGATGCACAGAAACGCATCGACCACTTGGGAGGCTATGACAAGATATACCGCATAAAATTTGAGGCCGACTATTTGTCGTACCTTGCCTATGAGGGAGCAAAAAAACAATACGGCGACCCAGTGCCCGATGATGTGAAAGATCGCATCAACTTTGAGCTGCACGTGATGAAGACGATGGGTTTCCCTGGCTACTTCCTCATTGTGCAGGACTTCATCAACTCGGCCCGCGACAAGCTGGGTGTGATGGTGGGACCCGGGCGTGGCTCGGCCGCAGGCTCGGTAGTGGCCTACTGCTTGGGTATCACCAAAATCGACCCCCTGAAATATGACCTGCTGTTTGAGCGTTTCCTGAATCCCGACCGCATCTCGTTGCCGGATATCGACACCGACTTTGACGACGAGGGCCGAGGCAGGGTGCTGCAATGGGTGATGGACAAGTATGGCCATGAAAACTGTGCCCATATCATTACCTATTCGACAATGGCTACCAAGAACTCGATAAAAGATGTGGCCCGAGTCGAAAAAGTGCCTCTCGATACAGTGAATGCACTGTGCAAGGCTATTCCCGACAAGTTCAATGATGGCGCAAAGATGAACCTGAGCAATGCCATTGAGCGTGTCAAGGAGTTGCAAGATGCTGCCAATTCCACCGACACTCACCTGCGTAATACCATCAAGTATGCCAAGAAGCTTGAAGGCACCGTGCGAGGCACGGGAATACATGCTTGCGGTTTCATCATATGCCGCGACCGCATCGACGACCATGTGCCGGTATCTACAGCCGACGACCCCGATTTCAAGGGTGTGAAAGTGCCAGTCACGCAATACGACGGGCATGTGATTGAATCTACTGGCCTCATCAAGATGGACTTCTTGGGACTGAGCACCTTGTCGGAGCTAAAGGAGGCCGTGAAAAACGTGAAAGAGACAACAGGCAAAGAGATTGATCTCGACAACATACCCATCGACGACCCGCTCACCTACAAGCTTTTCCAAGAAGGCCGAACGGTGGGCACATTCCAGTTTGAGTCGGCAGGCATGCAAAAGTACTTGCGCGAGCTTCATCCCGAGGTGTTCGGCGACCTGATCGCAATGAATGCACTCTATCGCCCGGGGCCTATCGAGAACATACCCCACTTCATCGCCCGCAAGCTTGGTAAAGAGCCCATTACTTACCCCATACCAGAGATGGAGAAATACCTGAAAGATACCTATGGCATCACTGTGTATCAAGAGCAGGTGATGTTGCTCAGCCGCTTGCTGGCCGGATTCACCCGTGGCCAGAGCGACACCCTGCGCAAGGCCATGGGCAAGAAAAAAATCGAGCAGATGAACAAGCTCGAGGTGCTTTTCTACAAGGGAGGTGAAGCGCGCGGCCACGATCACGACACCCTGAACAAGATATGGGAAGAATGGAAAAAGTTTGCCTCCTATGCATTCAACAAGTCGCATGCAGCTTGCTACTCATGGGTGGCATTCCAAACGGCTTACCTCAAGGCGCACTATCCTGCCGAGTACATGGCCGCACTGCTCACCAGGCGCAGTAGCGATATCAAGGAAGTGACCAAGTTGATGGATGAGTGCAAGAACTGCAAGGTGGCCACGCTTGGGCCTGATGTGAACGAGAGCTTTGCACAGTTTGGCGTGAACCAGAAAGGGCAAATACGCTTTGGCCTGGCTGCCATAAAGGGACTGGGGGTGAAAGCTGCCGAGTCGATTATCAAGGAGCGCAAGCAGAATGGCCCCTACAAGGATATCTTCGACTTTGCACAGCGCACCGATTACTCGTCGGTCAACCGCAAGGCCTTTGAGTCGCTTGCCTATAGCGGGGGCTTCGACTCGTTTGGGATACCGCGAGAGAGCTTTTTTGCCACCGATGCCAATGATGTGGCTTTTCTCGACACACTTGTGCGCTATGGCCAGAAGTATCAAAACGACAAGTCGCTCAACCAGAATTCCCTCTTCGGCGATAGCAACGCTGTAGAAATTGCAACGCCCGAGATTCCTAAGGCTGAGCCTTGGAGCGACATTGAACGCCTCAACAAGGAAAAGGAGATGGTGGGCATTTATCTCTCGGCACACCCGCTCGACAAGTACTACATGGAAATTCAGTTTGGCTGTAACACGAGCCTCAACAAGTTGGACGACAAAAAGTTGACGTTGAACGAAGACATCACCTTTGGCGGCATTGTCACCGACTATGTAGAGAAACGCACCCGCAATGACAGGATGTATGGTCGTATCACACTTGAGGACTACTCGGGAAAATATGAACTCATGCTGTTTGGCCGCAACTTTGTCGACTTCAGAAATTTCGGTATCCCCGGTGAGGCTATTATGGTAAGAGGAGTATATAATAAGTCGCCATATAACGATCGCATCAATTTTGATATCAAGGAGATAAAGTTGATGGATGATGTAAAGGGCAAATTGGTGAACCGAATAAGAATTGCTGTTGACGACGATCAACTGTCAAGCCTGTCGCAGCTCAAGTTGTGCATGAACGATTCTACAACCAACCGTTGCGATGTTTACTTCAGAATACACGACAAGGCCATCGACCGTGTTGTCGACTTGAAGTCGCGTTTCAAAATGCCGCTCAACAAGGATGTGATCGATACGCTCAATGACATGGAAATTAATTACGAGGTAAACTTCTAG
- a CDS encoding carbohydrate-binding family 9-like protein, whose translation MELNAHRLEELEGLSLDKACDYMELHCEKHMVGCIDWPAVASYQPICAFAIAYGAKHIYVAFTTTGQDLRAINTANLSAVSQDSCVEFFMQVPGSKEYWNFEFNCIGAVNASHRETRPCPVRLNDEQIESIERYSSVGYEPFAERGGLHTWRLAVAIPFALIGIGPDTPYIMGNFYKCADKTAHPHYLSWAPIHMEKPNFHCPEFFGRINLL comes from the coding sequence ATGGAACTGAATGCACACCGACTTGAAGAACTCGAAGGTCTCTCTCTTGACAAGGCCTGTGACTATATGGAACTGCATTGCGAGAAGCACATGGTGGGCTGTATCGACTGGCCAGCTGTTGCCTCCTATCAGCCCATTTGCGCATTTGCCATCGCTTATGGAGCAAAACACATCTACGTTGCATTTACCACGACAGGACAAGACTTGCGGGCAATCAACACGGCCAACTTGAGCGCGGTGTCGCAGGACAGCTGTGTGGAATTTTTCATGCAGGTGCCTGGAAGCAAAGAATACTGGAACTTTGAGTTCAATTGTATAGGTGCTGTCAACGCCAGCCATCGCGAGACCCGGCCATGTCCCGTACGCCTTAATGATGAGCAGATCGAGTCGATAGAGCGATATTCCTCGGTTGGCTATGAGCCATTTGCCGAGCGGGGTGGTTTGCACACGTGGCGCTTGGCTGTAGCCATACCGTTTGCCCTCATCGGCATTGGACCCGACACCCCCTATATCATGGGCAATTTTTACAAGTGCGCCGACAAGACGGCACATCCGCATTACCTATCTTGGGCGCCTATTCACATGGAAAAGCCCAACTTCCATTGCCCTGAATTTTTCGGGCGCATCAACCTCTTATAG
- the htpG gene encoding molecular chaperone HtpG encodes MAKGSIGVTTTNIFPVIKQFLYSDHEIFLRELISNAVDAIQKLKTLANNNAFNGKTDDLKVTVKVDKDAKTLTVSDNGIGMTADEIDKYINQIAFSGAEEFLNKYKDNASAIIGHFGLGFYSAFMVSDKVEIHTLSYKDGAKGVCWTCDGSPEYEMTDCDKKERGTDIILHITDDDKEYLEQSRISTLLHKYCRFMPVPIVFGKKQEWNKEHNKWEDTDNDNVINDVEPLWTKKPADLKDDDYLKFYHALYPGQEDPLFWIHLNVDYPFTLTGILYFPKIKTNLDIRKDRIQLYCNQVFVTDSVEGVVPEFMMLLQGVIDSPDIPLNVSRSYLQADRNVKKISTYITKKVAERLEEISSKDAENFEKKWRDIKIFIEYGMLSDEKFCDRAMKFALLENISGKYYKLDDYKKLIEANQTDKDGNLIYLYATDKEGQYSFIKAATDKGYDVLMMDGELDTPFMSMLEQKNEKSRFVRIDADVLDNLVKKEDAKQPELTDEQKNIASTLFKSQIPALDKCEFYVTYASLNPNDQPVIITQSEYMRRMKEMAKFQPGMNFYGDMPTAYNLTLNTNHPVVKKVIDDAESALTGELKPIEQQLHDTSSKIKAIRDLNKDNKGIPDDKKPELEKEEKTASELRDKQQAIITKYASGQDTVKQLIDIALLGNGLLKGEALSKFLKRSVDMLK; translated from the coding sequence ATGGCAAAAGGTTCAATTGGGGTAACTACAACCAACATTTTCCCCGTAATTAAACAATTCCTCTATAGCGATCATGAGATTTTCCTGCGAGAGTTGATATCCAATGCTGTCGATGCCATACAGAAATTGAAAACACTGGCCAACAACAATGCTTTCAATGGCAAGACCGATGACCTCAAGGTTACAGTCAAAGTCGATAAGGACGCCAAGACGCTGACTGTGAGCGACAATGGTATAGGCATGACTGCCGATGAGATTGACAAGTATATCAACCAGATCGCCTTTTCGGGTGCCGAGGAATTCCTCAACAAGTACAAAGACAATGCTTCGGCTATCATTGGACATTTTGGTTTAGGCTTTTATTCGGCCTTCATGGTCTCTGACAAGGTGGAAATTCACACGTTGTCTTATAAAGATGGAGCCAAGGGTGTGTGCTGGACCTGCGATGGCTCTCCAGAATATGAAATGACCGATTGTGACAAGAAAGAGCGGGGCACCGACATCATCTTGCACATTACCGACGACGACAAAGAGTATCTTGAGCAATCGCGCATAAGCACGTTGCTGCACAAGTATTGTCGTTTCATGCCCGTTCCCATTGTGTTTGGCAAAAAGCAAGAGTGGAACAAAGAGCACAACAAGTGGGAGGATACCGACAATGACAACGTCATCAACGATGTCGAGCCCTTATGGACCAAGAAACCGGCCGACTTGAAAGACGACGACTATTTGAAATTTTATCACGCACTATATCCTGGTCAGGAAGACCCGCTGTTTTGGATACATCTAAATGTAGACTATCCCTTCACTTTGACAGGAATACTCTACTTCCCCAAGATCAAGACCAATCTCGACATACGCAAAGACCGCATTCAGCTATACTGCAACCAGGTCTTTGTCACCGATAGTGTAGAAGGCGTGGTTCCCGAGTTCATGATGCTCCTGCAAGGTGTGATCGACTCGCCCGACATTCCGCTTAATGTTTCGCGCAGTTACCTTCAGGCCGACCGCAACGTGAAGAAAATTTCAACCTACATCACCAAGAAAGTTGCCGAGCGCCTCGAAGAGATTTCAAGCAAAGATGCTGAAAACTTTGAGAAAAAATGGAGAGACATTAAAATCTTTATTGAGTATGGCATGCTGAGCGATGAGAAGTTCTGCGACCGCGCAATGAAGTTTGCCTTGCTTGAAAACATTAGTGGCAAGTACTACAAGCTCGATGACTACAAGAAACTTATCGAGGCTAACCAGACCGACAAAGACGGCAACCTCATTTACCTTTATGCTACCGACAAGGAGGGTCAATACTCCTTTATCAAGGCGGCTACCGACAAGGGCTACGACGTGCTGATGATGGATGGAGAGCTCGACACTCCATTTATGAGCATGCTTGAACAGAAAAACGAGAAGTCGAGATTTGTGCGCATCGATGCCGATGTGCTCGACAATCTTGTCAAAAAAGAAGATGCCAAGCAACCAGAACTCACCGATGAGCAGAAAAATATCGCTTCTACTCTGTTTAAGTCGCAAATTCCTGCTCTCGATAAGTGTGAATTCTATGTGACCTATGCATCGCTTAACCCCAACGATCAGCCTGTCATCATCACGCAGAGCGAGTACATGCGCCGCATGAAGGAGATGGCCAAGTTCCAGCCTGGCATGAACTTCTATGGCGACATGCCCACAGCCTACAACTTGACATTGAACACCAATCACCCTGTGGTGAAAAAGGTCATCGATGATGCCGAGTCGGCATTGACCGGCGAACTCAAGCCCATTGAGCAACAGTTGCACGACACAAGCAGCAAGATCAAGGCCATTAGAGATCTCAACAAAGACAACAAGGGTATCCCCGACGACAAGAAACCCGAACTTGAAAAAGAAGAAAAGACGGCAAGCGAGCTTCGCGACAAGCAACAAGCCATTATCACCAAGTACGCAAGCGGTCAAGACACTGTGAAGCAGCTCATCGACATTGCCTTGCTGGGCAACGGCCTGCTCAAGGGCGAGGCATTGAGCAAGTTCCTGAAACGGTCGGTCGACATGCTAAAATAA